A single genomic interval of Helianthus annuus cultivar XRQ/B chromosome 13, HanXRQr2.0-SUNRISE, whole genome shotgun sequence harbors:
- the LOC118485937 gene encoding uncharacterized protein LOC118485937 — protein MMAKINFFNGLYQQADRTRGSGCKDLDVMKVALTEFKDRFPNGFQHVEAWEVVRRHEKWAQVPLLGEEGEGSAHKRKPVDVDPSIPDMNEDPSPQRPQRRDKRQATSSEGSSAELAAQFKEYTAMKEAKQAIELEAIELRKKRESEAR, from the exons atgatggcgaaaataaactttttcaacggcctataccaacaagcg gatcgcacacgaggaAGCGGATGTAAGGATCTCGACGTGATGAAAGTCGCGTTAACAGAATTTAAAGATAGATTTCCGAACGGTTTTCAACATGTCGAggcgtgggaggtcgttcgaagacacgagaaatgggcccaagtcccattgttgggtgaggaaggtgaaggttcggcacataaaagaaagcccgttgacgtggacccttcgataccggatatgaacgaagacccctcgccacaaagaccacaacggcgagacaagcgtcaagctacatcgtccgagggaagctcggccgagttggcggcacaattcaaagagtacaccgccatgaaagaagcaAAGCAAGCGATAGAATTGGAGGCGATCGAATTGAGAAaaaaaagagagtcggaggctcgctag